GATTCTCCGCCACCAATCGTGCTGTAATTGCCGATTGCGGCGTTGAAGGTCCCACCTCCCACTGTCGCAATCGTGCCATCTGCCTTATTGACACGTCCACCACTTATCACGGCAAGTTCACCACTCGCAACATTGCCAAACCCGCCGCCGACGGTCGCGTGGTTATTACCGGCAATATTCCGTTGGCCGCCTCCGACAGCAGTGTACTGACCATGTGCGGAGTTTGAATCCGAGGGTGTACCCCCTCCGCCACCACTGATGACAGAGTAATCCCCACGGGCATTATTGTTTCCTCCCGCGACAAATGCGCCGCTACCTGTATTTGCATGCCCGCTTCCAATGGTGGCTTTCGCAGTGGCCCTGATTTCGCCATCCACATCAAGATTGCTGGCGATCGAGACATCGCCCGTGATGGCTCCGCCGGTGGAGCCGTCCACCGTCGCCACGCGATGCGCGTACGGGACTGTGACGAACCGAATCCGTGGGATCATCTCACCGTCACCTTCGACATCGATCCCCAGCCAGCGGTCGCTTGCGGAGAAAATCGACTCATCGAGTGCCACACTGGTTCCTAACAGGACATTGAAGAGTCCCAGCGCGTCGGATGTGATATTCTGGGTTTCCTCCCAGACGGGCAAACCGCCCGCCGGGGTCGGGTAGATGCGAAAAGTGACCGAAAAGGTCCCGGTCTGTGGATCGCCGTCGCCGTCCTTGAGAATGCCTTGATAGTTGATGAGCGACGGGACAGCGGCTTCGACGACGCCAGTCGTCGCGACCAGAATGGCCATCGACACCAACACCGCGTACGACACAAATCGCACTGTGTGTTTCATAGAATTGCCTCCGCGCTGAAAACGATTCAGCAGTAATGTTTTGTTGGTCCAGATCGCGAGAATCAGGCTCTGGACGGGCCGTGGGATGACGATGAAAAGTTACACAGGAGAGTCGGGTAACGCAAGGGGCTAACCCACGCATAGTCGGTCAATCCGGCACAGAAGCGCCGCACGCTCTCACTGATCCAGTCTGGAAAACCGGCCGTCTATCCCTTTCAAGGGGGAGAATGAGCTGCGGAAGCCATTGCTGCGCACAGGAATGCGCTACCGGGAGACTAATTCATCATTCGAAGGATCTTGTAGTAAGCATCGCGGGCGGGACGGTATTTCGGATTCAGTTCCAAGGCGCGGCGGTATTCGGAAAACGCTTTGTCGAAGGCGTATTTCTTTTCGAAGGCGCGCCCGAGATTGAAGTGAGCGAAATAGCGCGGGTCATAGCGCCGTGACTTGACCGCGCGACGCAGGTAGGGGATCGCTTCATCGATCTCCCCCTTCTCCAGCAGATACGCGCCGATGTCGTTGTAGGGATTGCCGTAGTCGGGATCCAGCGAGATCGCGATTTTGCAAAACTCGATCGCCTGATCGAAGTCGCCCAACAGCGCCAGCGACCAGCCAAGGTAGGTGTACGCCTCGGCGGTGGGATACATCTTGATCGACCGGCGAAAGTAGTGCGCCGCGTCGCGATTGAACTCCATCTCCAAAAAATCCAGGCCCATCGCGAAGTACTTCTCGGCAAACTGCATGCGCTTGCGCCGCGTCATCGACATCCGTGGCTCCCTCAGTATCCGGCCTAAAACTGTCGCCGGTACAAGTAAAGATATTCCCAGACCGGGAGGTATGCAATCAGCAGCGCCTTGGTGATGAAGAGATGAATACCGGCAGCGATTCGGCGGGCGCGACAGTGCTGCGCCTAACGATCGGGCCCAAATGTCAGAAGGAGTTCCCCCCTCACCTGGGAACTCCTTCCACCCCACTTCGTCAGCGCCCCTTCACCGCTTTTGCTGACGACTCTGTCTCCAGAGTCTGACTTGGGTACTAACAATCGACGTGCCAATCGGCCCGACCCGGCGAAGAACATGTAATCTGTTGTCTTGTTGAGGATTGCGAGGAACGGTCATCCGTTGAGGAATCACCTGAAAGCGCGCCGAACGCAGTCTTTGCGTCGAAGGTCTGGCTGCTGCGAATCGAGAGCGGTAACCCGTTGTTAATAGTCGTGCCCGCCCGGCGCACAAGCTGCGACGCAGAAACGCAGCTTCGCACAAAGTCAGGTCGATTAGACCACTCGACTGTTTGCCAAGACGCTTGTAACCGTGCGATCAACCGCGTATTGTCGATGGGATTCCGATTGAGGAGTGAAAATGACACCTGACGTGATGATTTGCGAAGGAGCGCGGACTCCATTCGGGGAGTTTTGCCGCTCGCTGAAGGATGTCTCCGCCATCGATTTGGGCGCGCACGCCGCCAAAGCGGCGATGGCCAAGTCCAATGTCAAACCCGAGACCGTGGACCATGTCATCATGGGCAACGCCACTCAGACATCCGGCGATGCGTTGTATGGCGCGCGTCATGTCGGCCTCAAGTCCGGCGTGCCGATCACTACGCCGGGGCTGACGGTCAATCGCATTTGCGGGTCGGGCTTGCAGGCGATTGTCTCGGCAGCGCAACTGATCCAACTCGGCGATGCGCAGATCGTGCTCGCCGGCGGCA
Above is a window of Candidatus Zixiibacteriota bacterium DNA encoding:
- a CDS encoding tetratricopeptide repeat protein, which produces MTRRKRMQFAEKYFAMGLDFLEMEFNRDAAHYFRRSIKMYPTAEAYTYLGWSLALLGDFDQAIEFCKIAISLDPDYGNPYNDIGAYLLEKGEIDEAIPYLRRAVKSRRYDPRYFAHFNLGRAFEKKYAFDKAFSEYRRALELNPKYRPARDAYYKILRMMN